From the Calonectris borealis chromosome 4, bCalBor7.hap1.2, whole genome shotgun sequence genome, one window contains:
- the HSPA4L gene encoding heat shock 70 kDa protein 4L isoform X3, whose translation MSVVGIDLGFLNCYIGVARSGGIETIANEYSDRCTPACISLGSKTRAIGNAAKSQIVTNVKNTLHGFKKLHGRPFEDPYIQAERAKLPYELQKMPNGSVGVKARYLDEERLFAIEQITGMLLAKLKETSESALKKPVADCVISVPSFFTDAERRSVMAAAQIAGLNCLKLMNETTGVALAYGIYKQDLPALEEKPRNVVFVDMGHSAYQVSICAFNKGKLKVLATTFDPFIGGRNFDEALVDYFSEEFRTKYKLNVKENPRALLRLYQECEKLKKLMSANASDLPLNIECFMNDLDVSSKMNRAQFEQLCAALLSRVEPPLRAAMDQAKLQREDIYSIEIVGGATRIPAVKEQISNFFCKEISTTLNADEAVARGCALQCAILSPAFKVREFSITDVVPYSVTLRWKSSYEEGTGECEVFSKNHAAPFSKVITFHKKEPFDLEAYYTHPHEVPYPDSRIGRFTIQNVGPQHDGDNSKVKVKVRVNIHGLFSVANASIIEKQNVEGDHNDTPMDTESSSKNQGRDDELIASGDKQDHPAQPKAKAKVKSIDLPIQASLYRQLGQDLINCYIENEGKMMMQDKLEKERNDAKNAVEEYVYDFRDKLCGVFEKFITEEDSNKLTLMLEDTENWLYEDGEDQPKQVYMDKLQELRKFGQPIQERYMEHEERPKVLNELGKKIQLLMKAVEAYKNKDEKYDHLDPAEMEKVEKYISEAMNWLNSKMNAQNKLSLTQDPVVKVAEILTKSKELDSFCNPIIYKPKPKIEPPNDGQSKANGEHNGPVNGQSGTETKPEPAKDNSQQTKPPGEMEVD comes from the exons ATGTCCGTGGTTGGCATTGACCTCGGCTTCCTCAACTGCTACATCGGCGTCGCGCGGAGCGGCGGTATCGAGACCATCGCCAACGAGTACAGCGACCGCTGCACACC AGCATGTATATCTTTAGGATCCAAGACCCGGGCCATTGGGAATGCAGCAAAGAGCCAG ATTGTCACAAATGTAAAAAATACGTTACATGGCTTCAAAAAACTGCATGGAAGGCCATTTGAAGATCCTTACATACAAGCTGAAAGGGCCAAACTTCCCTATGAGCTTCAGAAGATGCCGAATGGCTCCGTAGGAGTAAAG GCGAGGTACCTAGATGAAGAGAGACTGTTTGCAATTGAACAGATTACAGGAATGTTATTGGCCAAACTTAAAGAGACTTCAGAAAGTGCTTTGAAGAAACCAGTGGCAGACTGCGTGATTTCA GTACCCAGTTTCTTCACTGATGCTGAGAGAAGGTCTGTAATGGCAGCTGCACAGATCGCAGGATTAAATTGTCTGAAGCTGATGAATGAAACTACAGGAG TTGCACTAGCCTATGGAATATACAAGCAAGATCTGCCAGCCTTGGAAGAGAAGCCAAGAAATGTGGTCTTTGTAGATATGGGGCATTCTGCGTATCAGGTTTCAATCTGTGCTTTTAACAAGGGAAAACTGAAG GTCTTGGCTACTACCTTTGACCCTTTCATAGGTGGCAGGAATTTTGATGAGGCTTTGGTAGACTACTTCTCTGAAGAATTTAGGACAAAATACAAACTGAATGTAAAAGAGAATCCCCGAGCGCTGCTACGATTGTATCAGGAATGTGAAAAACTAAAGAAGCTTATGAGTGCAAATGCTTCTGACCTTCCACTCAACATTGAGTGCTTCATGAATGACCTTGACGTCTCCAGTAAGATGAACAG AGCTCAGTTTGAGCAGTTGTGTGCTGCCCTTCTGTCCAGAGTGGAACCTCCTCTAAGAGCAGCCATGGATCAAGCTA AACTTCAGCGTGAAGATATCTACAGTATAGAAATAGTAGGTGGGGCTACTAGAATTCCAGCAGTGAAGGAACAGATCTCTAACTTTTTCTGTAAAGAGATAAGCACCACGCTAAATGCTGATGAAGCTGTTGCAAGAGGCTGTGCCTTGCAG TGTGCaattctttccccagcttttaaaGTGCGTGAATTTTCCATCACAGATGTCGTTCCTTATTCTGTAACGTTAAGATGGAAATCATCTTATGAAGAAGGGACAGG GGAGTGTGAAGTCTTCAGTAAGAACCATGCTGCTCCATTCTCAAAAGTAATTACTTTTCACAAGAAAGAGCCTTTTGACCTGGAAGCTTACTATACCCATCCGCATGAAGTGCCTTATCCTGATTCCAGAATAG GGCGTTTCACTATTCAAAATGTTGGTCCCCAACATGACGGCGACAATTCCAAAGTGAAGGTTAAAGTGCGCGTCAATATTCATGGCCTTTTCAGTGTGGCTAATGCTTCTATAATAGAGAAGCAGAACGTAGAGGGAGATCACAATGACACACCTATGGACACTGAATCATCAAGTAAGAACCAAGGCAGAGATGATGAGCTG ATTGCCTCTGGAGACAAGCAAGATCATCCAGCCCAACCAAAGGCTAAAGCAAAAGTTAAGAGTATTGATCTACCAATACAGGCAAGCCTCTATAGACAACTGGGACAAGATCTTATCAATTGTTATATAGAAAATGAG GGGAAGATGATGATGCAAGACAAGCTTGAGAAAGAACGAAATGATGCTAAGAATGCTGTTGAAGAATATGTGTATGATTTCAGAGACAAACTGTGTGGAGTCTTTGAGAAATTCATCACTGAAGAA GATTCAAACAAGTTGACCTTGATGTTGGAGGACACAGAAAACTGGCTTTATGAAGATGGAGAGGACCAGCCAAAACAAGTATACATGGATAAGCTTCAGGAATTAAGA AAATTTGGACAGCCTATTCAGGAAAGATACATGGAACATGAAGAGAGACCAAAAGTTTTAAATGAACTGGGAAAGAAGATTCAGCTCCTTATGAAAGCAGTAGAAGCATACAAAAATAAG GACGAAAAATATGATCACCTAGATCCTGCTGAGatggaaaaagttgaaaaatacaTTAGTGAGGCTATGAATTGGTTGAACAGCAAAATGAATGCCCAGAACAAACTAAGCCTAACTCAGGATCCAGTTGTCAAAGTGGCAGAAATACTGACAAAatctaag GAATTGGATAGCTTCTGTAATCCCATTATATACAAGCCCAAACCGAAGATAGAACCTCCCAATGATGGGCAGTCAAAAGCTAATGGTGAACACAATGGACCAGTGAACGGACAGAGCGGTACTGAAACAAAACCTGAACCAGCGAAGGACAATTCTCAGCAGACCAAACCACCTGGAGAAATGGAAGTGGACtaa
- the HSPA4L gene encoding heat shock 70 kDa protein 4L isoform X1, with product MSVVGIDLGFLNCYIGVARSGGIETIANEYSDRCTPACISLGSKTRAIGNAAKSQIVTNVKNTLHGFKKLHGRPFEDPYIQAERAKLPYELQKMPNGSVGVKARYLDEERLFAIEQITGMLLAKLKETSESALKKPVADCVISVPSFFTDAERRSVMAAAQIAGLNCLKLMNETTGVALAYGIYKQDLPALEEKPRNVVFVDMGHSAYQVSICAFNKGKLKVLATTFDPFIGGRNFDEALVDYFSEEFRTKYKLNVKENPRALLRLYQECEKLKKLMSANASDLPLNIECFMNDLDVSSKMNRAQFEQLCAALLSRVEPPLRAAMDQAKLQREDIYSIEIVGGATRIPAVKEQISNFFCKEISTTLNADEAVARGCALQCAILSPAFKVREFSITDVVPYSVTLRWKSSYEEGTGECEVFSKNHAAPFSKVITFHKKEPFDLEAYYTHPHEVPYPDSRIGRFTIQNVGPQHDGDNSKVKVKVRVNIHGLFSVANASIIEKQNVEGDHNDTPMDTESSSKNQGRDDELQLPFIIEDDTLDSEEEDKMQVDQDEGIQKSQAEQQNQADEETENAGNEAKIASGDKQDHPAQPKAKAKVKSIDLPIQASLYRQLGQDLINCYIENEGKMMMQDKLEKERNDAKNAVEEYVYDFRDKLCGVFEKFITEEDSNKLTLMLEDTENWLYEDGEDQPKQVYMDKLQELRKFGQPIQERYMEHEERPKVLNELGKKIQLLMKAVEAYKNKDEKYDHLDPAEMEKVEKYISEAMNWLNSKMNAQNKLSLTQDPVVKVAEILTKSKELDSFCNPIIYKPKPKIEPPNDGQSKANGEHNGPVNGQSGTETKPEPAKDNSQQTKPPGEMEVD from the exons ATGTCCGTGGTTGGCATTGACCTCGGCTTCCTCAACTGCTACATCGGCGTCGCGCGGAGCGGCGGTATCGAGACCATCGCCAACGAGTACAGCGACCGCTGCACACC AGCATGTATATCTTTAGGATCCAAGACCCGGGCCATTGGGAATGCAGCAAAGAGCCAG ATTGTCACAAATGTAAAAAATACGTTACATGGCTTCAAAAAACTGCATGGAAGGCCATTTGAAGATCCTTACATACAAGCTGAAAGGGCCAAACTTCCCTATGAGCTTCAGAAGATGCCGAATGGCTCCGTAGGAGTAAAG GCGAGGTACCTAGATGAAGAGAGACTGTTTGCAATTGAACAGATTACAGGAATGTTATTGGCCAAACTTAAAGAGACTTCAGAAAGTGCTTTGAAGAAACCAGTGGCAGACTGCGTGATTTCA GTACCCAGTTTCTTCACTGATGCTGAGAGAAGGTCTGTAATGGCAGCTGCACAGATCGCAGGATTAAATTGTCTGAAGCTGATGAATGAAACTACAGGAG TTGCACTAGCCTATGGAATATACAAGCAAGATCTGCCAGCCTTGGAAGAGAAGCCAAGAAATGTGGTCTTTGTAGATATGGGGCATTCTGCGTATCAGGTTTCAATCTGTGCTTTTAACAAGGGAAAACTGAAG GTCTTGGCTACTACCTTTGACCCTTTCATAGGTGGCAGGAATTTTGATGAGGCTTTGGTAGACTACTTCTCTGAAGAATTTAGGACAAAATACAAACTGAATGTAAAAGAGAATCCCCGAGCGCTGCTACGATTGTATCAGGAATGTGAAAAACTAAAGAAGCTTATGAGTGCAAATGCTTCTGACCTTCCACTCAACATTGAGTGCTTCATGAATGACCTTGACGTCTCCAGTAAGATGAACAG AGCTCAGTTTGAGCAGTTGTGTGCTGCCCTTCTGTCCAGAGTGGAACCTCCTCTAAGAGCAGCCATGGATCAAGCTA AACTTCAGCGTGAAGATATCTACAGTATAGAAATAGTAGGTGGGGCTACTAGAATTCCAGCAGTGAAGGAACAGATCTCTAACTTTTTCTGTAAAGAGATAAGCACCACGCTAAATGCTGATGAAGCTGTTGCAAGAGGCTGTGCCTTGCAG TGTGCaattctttccccagcttttaaaGTGCGTGAATTTTCCATCACAGATGTCGTTCCTTATTCTGTAACGTTAAGATGGAAATCATCTTATGAAGAAGGGACAGG GGAGTGTGAAGTCTTCAGTAAGAACCATGCTGCTCCATTCTCAAAAGTAATTACTTTTCACAAGAAAGAGCCTTTTGACCTGGAAGCTTACTATACCCATCCGCATGAAGTGCCTTATCCTGATTCCAGAATAG GGCGTTTCACTATTCAAAATGTTGGTCCCCAACATGACGGCGACAATTCCAAAGTGAAGGTTAAAGTGCGCGTCAATATTCATGGCCTTTTCAGTGTGGCTAATGCTTCTATAATAGAGAAGCAGAACGTAGAGGGAGATCACAATGACACACCTATGGACACTGAATCATCAAGTAAGAACCAAGGCAGAGATGATGAGCTG CAATTACCTTTCATTATTGAGGATGATACCCTCGACTCTGAGGAGGAG GATAAAATGCAGGTTGATCAAGATGAAGGTATTCAGAAAAGCCAAGCTGAACAACAGAACCAAGcagatgaggaaactgaaaatgcaggaaaTGAAGCAAAA ATTGCCTCTGGAGACAAGCAAGATCATCCAGCCCAACCAAAGGCTAAAGCAAAAGTTAAGAGTATTGATCTACCAATACAGGCAAGCCTCTATAGACAACTGGGACAAGATCTTATCAATTGTTATATAGAAAATGAG GGGAAGATGATGATGCAAGACAAGCTTGAGAAAGAACGAAATGATGCTAAGAATGCTGTTGAAGAATATGTGTATGATTTCAGAGACAAACTGTGTGGAGTCTTTGAGAAATTCATCACTGAAGAA GATTCAAACAAGTTGACCTTGATGTTGGAGGACACAGAAAACTGGCTTTATGAAGATGGAGAGGACCAGCCAAAACAAGTATACATGGATAAGCTTCAGGAATTAAGA AAATTTGGACAGCCTATTCAGGAAAGATACATGGAACATGAAGAGAGACCAAAAGTTTTAAATGAACTGGGAAAGAAGATTCAGCTCCTTATGAAAGCAGTAGAAGCATACAAAAATAAG GACGAAAAATATGATCACCTAGATCCTGCTGAGatggaaaaagttgaaaaatacaTTAGTGAGGCTATGAATTGGTTGAACAGCAAAATGAATGCCCAGAACAAACTAAGCCTAACTCAGGATCCAGTTGTCAAAGTGGCAGAAATACTGACAAAatctaag GAATTGGATAGCTTCTGTAATCCCATTATATACAAGCCCAAACCGAAGATAGAACCTCCCAATGATGGGCAGTCAAAAGCTAATGGTGAACACAATGGACCAGTGAACGGACAGAGCGGTACTGAAACAAAACCTGAACCAGCGAAGGACAATTCTCAGCAGACCAAACCACCTGGAGAAATGGAAGTGGACtaa
- the HSPA4L gene encoding heat shock 70 kDa protein 4L isoform X2: MSVVGIDLGFLNCYIGVARSGGIETIANEYSDRCTPACISLGSKTRAIGNAAKSQIVTNVKNTLHGFKKLHGRPFEDPYIQAERAKLPYELQKMPNGSVGVKARYLDEERLFAIEQITGMLLAKLKETSESALKKPVADCVISVPSFFTDAERRSVMAAAQIAGLNCLKLMNETTGVALAYGIYKQDLPALEEKPRNVVFVDMGHSAYQVSICAFNKGKLKVLATTFDPFIGGRNFDEALVDYFSEEFRTKYKLNVKENPRALLRLYQECEKLKKLMSANASDLPLNIECFMNDLDVSSKMNRAQFEQLCAALLSRVEPPLRAAMDQAKLQREDIYSIEIVGGATRIPAVKEQISNFFCKEISTTLNADEAVARGCALQCAILSPAFKVREFSITDVVPYSVTLRWKSSYEEGTGECEVFSKNHAAPFSKVITFHKKEPFDLEAYYTHPHEVPYPDSRIGRFTIQNVGPQHDGDNSKVKVKVRVNIHGLFSVANASIIEKQNVEGDHNDTPMDTESSSKNQGRDDELDKMQVDQDEGIQKSQAEQQNQADEETENAGNEAKIASGDKQDHPAQPKAKAKVKSIDLPIQASLYRQLGQDLINCYIENEGKMMMQDKLEKERNDAKNAVEEYVYDFRDKLCGVFEKFITEEDSNKLTLMLEDTENWLYEDGEDQPKQVYMDKLQELRKFGQPIQERYMEHEERPKVLNELGKKIQLLMKAVEAYKNKDEKYDHLDPAEMEKVEKYISEAMNWLNSKMNAQNKLSLTQDPVVKVAEILTKSKELDSFCNPIIYKPKPKIEPPNDGQSKANGEHNGPVNGQSGTETKPEPAKDNSQQTKPPGEMEVD, from the exons ATGTCCGTGGTTGGCATTGACCTCGGCTTCCTCAACTGCTACATCGGCGTCGCGCGGAGCGGCGGTATCGAGACCATCGCCAACGAGTACAGCGACCGCTGCACACC AGCATGTATATCTTTAGGATCCAAGACCCGGGCCATTGGGAATGCAGCAAAGAGCCAG ATTGTCACAAATGTAAAAAATACGTTACATGGCTTCAAAAAACTGCATGGAAGGCCATTTGAAGATCCTTACATACAAGCTGAAAGGGCCAAACTTCCCTATGAGCTTCAGAAGATGCCGAATGGCTCCGTAGGAGTAAAG GCGAGGTACCTAGATGAAGAGAGACTGTTTGCAATTGAACAGATTACAGGAATGTTATTGGCCAAACTTAAAGAGACTTCAGAAAGTGCTTTGAAGAAACCAGTGGCAGACTGCGTGATTTCA GTACCCAGTTTCTTCACTGATGCTGAGAGAAGGTCTGTAATGGCAGCTGCACAGATCGCAGGATTAAATTGTCTGAAGCTGATGAATGAAACTACAGGAG TTGCACTAGCCTATGGAATATACAAGCAAGATCTGCCAGCCTTGGAAGAGAAGCCAAGAAATGTGGTCTTTGTAGATATGGGGCATTCTGCGTATCAGGTTTCAATCTGTGCTTTTAACAAGGGAAAACTGAAG GTCTTGGCTACTACCTTTGACCCTTTCATAGGTGGCAGGAATTTTGATGAGGCTTTGGTAGACTACTTCTCTGAAGAATTTAGGACAAAATACAAACTGAATGTAAAAGAGAATCCCCGAGCGCTGCTACGATTGTATCAGGAATGTGAAAAACTAAAGAAGCTTATGAGTGCAAATGCTTCTGACCTTCCACTCAACATTGAGTGCTTCATGAATGACCTTGACGTCTCCAGTAAGATGAACAG AGCTCAGTTTGAGCAGTTGTGTGCTGCCCTTCTGTCCAGAGTGGAACCTCCTCTAAGAGCAGCCATGGATCAAGCTA AACTTCAGCGTGAAGATATCTACAGTATAGAAATAGTAGGTGGGGCTACTAGAATTCCAGCAGTGAAGGAACAGATCTCTAACTTTTTCTGTAAAGAGATAAGCACCACGCTAAATGCTGATGAAGCTGTTGCAAGAGGCTGTGCCTTGCAG TGTGCaattctttccccagcttttaaaGTGCGTGAATTTTCCATCACAGATGTCGTTCCTTATTCTGTAACGTTAAGATGGAAATCATCTTATGAAGAAGGGACAGG GGAGTGTGAAGTCTTCAGTAAGAACCATGCTGCTCCATTCTCAAAAGTAATTACTTTTCACAAGAAAGAGCCTTTTGACCTGGAAGCTTACTATACCCATCCGCATGAAGTGCCTTATCCTGATTCCAGAATAG GGCGTTTCACTATTCAAAATGTTGGTCCCCAACATGACGGCGACAATTCCAAAGTGAAGGTTAAAGTGCGCGTCAATATTCATGGCCTTTTCAGTGTGGCTAATGCTTCTATAATAGAGAAGCAGAACGTAGAGGGAGATCACAATGACACACCTATGGACACTGAATCATCAAGTAAGAACCAAGGCAGAGATGATGAGCTG GATAAAATGCAGGTTGATCAAGATGAAGGTATTCAGAAAAGCCAAGCTGAACAACAGAACCAAGcagatgaggaaactgaaaatgcaggaaaTGAAGCAAAA ATTGCCTCTGGAGACAAGCAAGATCATCCAGCCCAACCAAAGGCTAAAGCAAAAGTTAAGAGTATTGATCTACCAATACAGGCAAGCCTCTATAGACAACTGGGACAAGATCTTATCAATTGTTATATAGAAAATGAG GGGAAGATGATGATGCAAGACAAGCTTGAGAAAGAACGAAATGATGCTAAGAATGCTGTTGAAGAATATGTGTATGATTTCAGAGACAAACTGTGTGGAGTCTTTGAGAAATTCATCACTGAAGAA GATTCAAACAAGTTGACCTTGATGTTGGAGGACACAGAAAACTGGCTTTATGAAGATGGAGAGGACCAGCCAAAACAAGTATACATGGATAAGCTTCAGGAATTAAGA AAATTTGGACAGCCTATTCAGGAAAGATACATGGAACATGAAGAGAGACCAAAAGTTTTAAATGAACTGGGAAAGAAGATTCAGCTCCTTATGAAAGCAGTAGAAGCATACAAAAATAAG GACGAAAAATATGATCACCTAGATCCTGCTGAGatggaaaaagttgaaaaatacaTTAGTGAGGCTATGAATTGGTTGAACAGCAAAATGAATGCCCAGAACAAACTAAGCCTAACTCAGGATCCAGTTGTCAAAGTGGCAGAAATACTGACAAAatctaag GAATTGGATAGCTTCTGTAATCCCATTATATACAAGCCCAAACCGAAGATAGAACCTCCCAATGATGGGCAGTCAAAAGCTAATGGTGAACACAATGGACCAGTGAACGGACAGAGCGGTACTGAAACAAAACCTGAACCAGCGAAGGACAATTCTCAGCAGACCAAACCACCTGGAGAAATGGAAGTGGACtaa
- the SLC25A31 gene encoding LOW QUALITY PROTEIN: ADP/ATP translocase 4 (The sequence of the model RefSeq protein was modified relative to this genomic sequence to represent the inferred CDS: inserted 1 base in 1 codon; substituted 1 base at 1 genomic stop codon), which translates to MAAPQGEDLCDPVSFGKDLLAGGVAAAISEMALAPVERVKLLLQAQASSKQIXGAVDCFVRIPREQGFFSFWRGNLANVIWYFPTQALNFAFKDKYKQIFMSKVDKEEQFWKWFLANLASGRAAGATSMCVLYPLDFTXTRLATDIGKGAAERQFQGLGDCIIKIAKADGLPGLYQGFGVSVQRIIVYQASCFGCYDTIKGLLPNPKQTPFILSFFIAQVVTTCSGMLSYPFDTVRRWMMMQGRETERQWKGTIDCFMKIYEREGLNAFFRGAFSNILPGTGGALVLVLYDNIKDIFNLDVSESSGSDYNNLSRTRVARSQRSPSPSGKCRSRSRRLADSPPAGTARLRRGE; encoded by the exons ATGGCAGCCCCACAGGGTGAGGACCTCTGCGACCCTGTCTCCTTCGGGAAGGACCTGCTGGCTGGCGGCGTGGCGGCCGCCATCTCTGAGATGGCGCTGGCGCCTGTCGAGCGAGTGAAGCTGTTGCTGCAAGCGCAGGCCTCGTCCAAGCAGA CGGGCGCAGTGGACTGCTTCGTGCGCATCCCCAGGGAGCAAG gatttttcagcttttggCGTGGCAATTTGGCAAATGTTATATGGTATTTCCCAACACAGGCTCTAAACTTTGCTTTTAAGGACAAATACAAACAGATTTTCATGTCCAAAGTGGATAAAGAAGAACAG ttctgGAAATGGTTTTTGGCAAACCTGGCTtctggcagagcagcaggagcaaCGTCCATGTGTGTACTGTACCCGTTAGACTTCACATGAACTCGTTTAGCTACTGATATTGGGAAAG GTGCTGCTGAGCGACAGTTCCAGGGACTTGGTGACTGTATTATTAAAATCGCAAAGGCAGATGGACTTCCTGGCCTGTACCAGGGTTTTGGTGTTTCAGTACAGAGAATCATTGTATACCAAGCCTCCTGTTTTGGATGTTATGACACCATTAAG gGATTATTGCCAAATCCAAAACAAACTccattcattctttcctttttcattgctCAAGTTGTGACTACTTGCTCAGGAATGCTGTCTTACCCTTTTGACACTGTCAGGAGATGGATGATGATGCAG GGCAGGGAGACTGAACGTCAATGGAAAGGAACCATTGACTGCTTTATGAAAATATACGAGCGAGAAGGGCTTAATGCTTTCTTCCGTGGAGCATTCTCCAACATCCTTCCTGGAACAGGAGGAGCCTTAGTGCTAGTTCTTTATGACAATATCAAGGACATTTTTAATCTCGATGTTTCAGAGAGTTCAGGATCCGATTACAACA ATCTTTCTCGAACGCGAGTCGCCCGCAGCCAGCGCAGCCCGAGCCCTTCCGGAAAGTGCCGAAGCCGTAGCCGGCGCCTGGCGGATTCCCCGCCGGCCGGCACAGCGCGCCTGCGCAGAGGAGAGTAA